A window from Cryobacterium sp. PAMC25264 encodes these proteins:
- a CDS encoding arylsulfatase: MNSQETLPFPPTPSASTAGRTMQESVYGQRVTPPRLPADAPNILIVLIDDAGPGLPDTFGGDVRTDTLSRVLNEGIGFNRFHTTAMCSPTRASLLSGRNHHRIGNGQIAELANDWDGYAGEIPKSSALVAEVLKDYGYATSAFGKWHNTPALETGVTGPFHNWPTSDGFEYFYGFLAGEASQYEPNLVRNTTSVLPPKTPEEGYHLSEDLADDAIGWLRNHKASQPDKPFLMYWATGCLHGPHHIMKEWADKYAGRFDGGWDEYRDRVFARAKETGWIPGDTVLTERDSRMPAWEDVPEDERAFQARLMEVAAGFAEHADVQAGRVVDEVESLGYGENTMILYIWGDNVSSGEGQNGTISELLAQNGIPSTIPMHIKAMNDMGGLDVLGTPKVDNQYHAGWAWAGSTPYKGMKLLASHLGGTRNPMAIRWPAKIVPDSEPRTQFVHCTDIVPTIYDLVGITPPRAVDGIPQDPIDGSSFKAALNDGDAKETHLTQYFEIMGSRSIYHDGWMASAFGPRAPWLPGLPPGIHDWTPDQDVWELYNLTEDWSQANDLAEQNPEKLVQMRELFAMEAAKNSVYPVGGGLWIATLHPELRISTPYRNWDFTGDMTRMPEFMAPALGNRANKVTINATVPDHGNGVLYALGGAGGGLTCYMDDGFLCYEYNMFIIQRTKIRSDRRVPAGESQIVIDTSYIQARPGGPLNVAMTVNGENYGAGTVPISVPLLFSANDCLDVGTCLGGPVSLDYYDKAPFSFTGQIRTMNVRYTT; encoded by the coding sequence ATGAATTCGCAAGAAACTCTTCCGTTTCCTCCTACCCCGTCGGCAAGTACTGCGGGGCGAACGATGCAGGAGTCGGTGTATGGCCAACGTGTGACGCCGCCGCGCTTACCCGCAGATGCGCCGAACATCCTGATCGTTCTGATCGACGATGCTGGCCCTGGGCTACCGGACACCTTCGGTGGTGACGTGCGGACGGACACGTTGTCACGGGTCCTCAACGAGGGCATCGGGTTCAACCGATTCCACACCACGGCGATGTGTTCCCCCACGCGAGCATCGTTGCTATCGGGCCGCAACCATCACCGGATCGGCAATGGTCAGATCGCTGAGCTGGCGAACGACTGGGACGGCTACGCGGGTGAGATCCCAAAGTCCAGCGCCCTCGTTGCGGAAGTTCTGAAAGATTACGGCTACGCGACCTCTGCTTTCGGTAAGTGGCACAACACGCCAGCGCTGGAGACAGGAGTGACGGGCCCGTTCCACAACTGGCCGACTTCCGACGGCTTTGAGTATTTCTACGGCTTCCTGGCAGGTGAGGCTTCACAGTACGAGCCGAACCTGGTCCGAAACACGACGAGCGTGTTGCCGCCGAAGACCCCCGAGGAGGGATATCACCTCAGCGAGGATCTCGCCGACGACGCGATCGGATGGTTGCGCAACCACAAGGCGTCCCAGCCGGATAAGCCGTTCCTGATGTACTGGGCAACGGGCTGCCTGCACGGCCCGCACCACATCATGAAAGAGTGGGCCGACAAGTACGCCGGCCGTTTTGACGGCGGCTGGGACGAGTACCGTGACCGGGTGTTCGCTCGGGCAAAAGAGACGGGCTGGATACCCGGCGACACAGTTCTAACGGAGCGAGACTCACGGATGCCGGCGTGGGAGGACGTCCCTGAAGACGAGCGTGCATTCCAGGCGCGCTTGATGGAGGTTGCAGCCGGTTTCGCTGAGCACGCCGATGTGCAGGCTGGTCGGGTCGTCGACGAGGTGGAGAGCCTCGGGTATGGCGAGAACACGATGATCCTTTACATCTGGGGCGACAACGTTTCCTCGGGCGAAGGCCAGAACGGCACGATCAGTGAGTTGCTGGCGCAAAACGGTATTCCCTCGACCATCCCGATGCATATCAAAGCCATGAACGATATGGGCGGTCTGGATGTCCTTGGTACCCCGAAGGTCGACAACCAGTATCACGCCGGATGGGCGTGGGCCGGGAGCACCCCCTACAAGGGCATGAAGCTGCTCGCCTCGCACTTGGGCGGTACCCGCAATCCCATGGCCATCCGTTGGCCGGCGAAGATCGTGCCGGATTCGGAACCCCGGACCCAGTTCGTGCACTGCACCGATATCGTTCCCACGATTTATGACCTCGTCGGTATCACTCCTCCTCGAGCCGTCGACGGCATTCCCCAGGACCCGATAGACGGGTCGAGCTTCAAGGCGGCGCTCAATGACGGCGATGCGAAAGAGACCCATCTCACCCAGTACTTCGAGATCATGGGCAGCCGGTCGATCTACCACGACGGCTGGATGGCGTCAGCGTTCGGACCGAGGGCGCCCTGGCTGCCCGGTCTCCCGCCCGGCATCCACGACTGGACACCCGACCAGGACGTATGGGAGCTCTACAACCTCACCGAAGACTGGTCGCAGGCCAACGACCTCGCTGAGCAGAACCCCGAGAAGCTGGTCCAGATGAGGGAACTTTTCGCCATGGAAGCGGCGAAGAACAGTGTCTACCCCGTCGGTGGCGGCCTGTGGATTGCGACTCTGCACCCCGAGCTTCGAATTTCGACTCCGTACCGTAACTGGGACTTCACCGGTGATATGACACGGATGCCCGAATTCATGGCACCCGCTCTCGGAAACCGGGCCAATAAGGTGACGATCAACGCGACCGTGCCCGACCATGGCAACGGAGTGCTCTACGCGCTCGGTGGCGCCGGAGGCGGCCTGACGTGTTACATGGACGACGGGTTCCTCTGCTACGAGTACAACATGTTCATCATCCAGCGGACGAAGATCCGTTCCGACCGCCGGGTGCCTGCCGGTGAGTCTCAGATCGTGATCGACACCAGTTACATTCAAGCGCGCCCCGGCGGCCCGTTGAATGTTGCGATGACCGTCAACGGTGAGAACTACGGCGCGGGTACTGTACCGATCAGTGTGCCGTTGCTGTTCTCGGCGAACGACTGCCTCGACGTCGGAACCTGCCTCGGCGGCCCTGTATCGCTCGACTACTACGACAAGGCACCCTTCTCCTTCACTGGCCAGATCCGCACGATGAATGTGCGCTACACCACATAG